The Mycobacterium seoulense genome has a window encoding:
- the rsmA gene encoding 16S rRNA (adenine(1518)-N(6)/adenine(1519)-N(6))-dimethyltransferase RsmA, producing the protein MAGVQRKSRCQLTIRLLGRTEIRRLARELDFRPRKSLGQNFVHDANTVRRIVSTSGIGRTDHVLEVGPGLGSLTLALLDRGATVTAVEIDPVLADRLPQTVAEHSHSEIQRLTVLNRDVLTLRADELAAQPNAVVANLPYNVAVPALLHLLAEFPSIRTVTVMVQAEVAERLAAEPGGKDYGVPSVKVRFFGAVRRCGMVSPTVFWPIPRVYSGLVRIDRHTAAQWPTDEAFRRQVFRLVDIAFAQRRKTVRNAFMEWAGSGNESANRLLAASIDPARRGETLSIDDFVRLLRRSTESADTATPAGPTATEEQPSPS; encoded by the coding sequence CTGGCCGGTGTGCAGCGGAAGAGCCGGTGCCAACTGACCATCCGGCTGCTCGGTCGCACCGAGATCAGGCGGCTTGCCAGAGAGCTTGACTTCCGGCCACGAAAATCCCTCGGCCAGAACTTCGTCCACGATGCCAATACCGTCCGCCGGATCGTCTCGACTTCCGGGATCGGCCGGACCGACCACGTCCTCGAGGTCGGACCCGGCCTGGGCTCACTGACGCTGGCACTGCTCGACCGCGGCGCCACCGTCACCGCCGTCGAAATCGACCCCGTGCTGGCCGACCGCCTGCCGCAGACCGTCGCCGAGCATTCGCACAGCGAAATCCAGCGGCTCACCGTGCTCAACCGCGACGTCTTGACCCTGCGCGCCGACGAGTTGGCCGCCCAGCCCAACGCGGTCGTGGCCAACCTGCCCTACAACGTGGCCGTGCCGGCGCTGCTGCACCTGCTCGCCGAGTTCCCGTCCATCCGGACCGTGACCGTCATGGTGCAGGCGGAGGTGGCCGAGCGTCTTGCCGCCGAGCCCGGCGGCAAGGATTACGGCGTCCCCAGCGTCAAGGTCCGCTTCTTCGGAGCGGTTCGGCGGTGTGGCATGGTGTCGCCAACCGTCTTCTGGCCGATTCCCCGCGTCTATTCGGGGCTCGTCCGCATCGACCGGCACACCGCTGCGCAGTGGCCCACCGACGAGGCGTTCCGTCGCCAGGTGTTCCGGTTGGTGGACATCGCGTTCGCGCAGCGGCGCAAGACGGTCCGCAACGCGTTCATGGAATGGGCCGGCTCGGGCAACGAGTCGGCGAACCGGCTGCTGGCCGCCAGCATCGACCCGGCCCGCCGCGGCGAGACGCTGTCCATCGACGACTTCGTGCGGCTGTTGCGCCGATCGACCGAATCGGCCGACACCGCCACCCCGGCCGGCCCGACCGCGACCGAAGAACAGCCGTCGCCGAGCTGA
- the metG gene encoding methionine--tRNA ligase, which translates to MRPYYVTTAITYPNGDPHVGHAYEYIATDAIARFKRLDGFDVRFLTGTDEHGLKMVETAAAEGIPTAELARRNSDAFQRLQERLNISFDRFIRTTDPDHHEASKAIWRRMQAAGDIYLDTYSGWYSVRDERFFVESETALVDGTRIAVETGTPVTWTEEQTYFFRLSAYADKLLAHYDANPDFIGPEVRRNEVVSFVSGGLRDLSISRTSFDWGVKVPGHPDHVMYVWVDALTNYLTGVGYPDTESELFRRYWPADLHMIGKDIIRFHTVYWPAFLMSAGIELPRRVFAHGFLLNRGQKMSKSVGNIVDPVALIDTFGVDQLRYFLLREVPFGQDGSYTEDAIVTRINADLANELGNLAQRSLSMVAKNLGGVVPEPGELTGADADLLATADGLLERVRASFDGQAMHLALEAIWLMLGEANKYFSAQQPWVLRKSESEADQLRFRTVLYTTCEAVRIAALLVQPVMPDSAGKLLDLLGQAADQRAFDAVGARLAPGTKLPPPSGVFPRHQLPDGE; encoded by the coding sequence ATGAGGCCCTACTACGTCACCACGGCGATCACGTACCCCAACGGTGATCCGCACGTCGGGCATGCCTACGAGTACATCGCCACCGACGCCATCGCCCGGTTCAAGCGGCTGGACGGGTTCGACGTGCGATTCCTGACCGGGACCGACGAGCATGGCCTCAAGATGGTCGAGACGGCCGCGGCCGAGGGCATTCCCACCGCGGAGCTGGCGCGGCGCAACTCCGACGCGTTCCAGCGCCTGCAGGAGCGGCTGAACATCTCGTTCGACCGGTTCATCCGCACCACCGACCCGGACCACCACGAGGCCTCCAAGGCGATCTGGCGGCGGATGCAGGCCGCCGGGGACATTTACCTGGACACCTACTCGGGCTGGTATTCGGTGCGCGACGAGCGGTTCTTCGTCGAATCCGAAACCGCGCTCGTCGACGGGACCCGGATCGCCGTCGAAACCGGGACCCCGGTGACCTGGACCGAGGAGCAGACCTACTTCTTCCGGCTGTCGGCGTATGCCGACAAGCTGCTGGCCCACTACGACGCCAACCCGGATTTCATCGGGCCCGAGGTGCGCCGCAACGAAGTTGTCAGCTTCGTCTCCGGCGGGCTGCGCGATTTGTCGATCTCGCGCACCTCGTTCGACTGGGGCGTGAAGGTGCCCGGGCATCCCGATCACGTCATGTACGTCTGGGTGGACGCGCTGACCAACTACCTGACCGGCGTCGGCTACCCGGACACCGAATCCGAGCTGTTCCGCCGCTACTGGCCGGCCGACTTGCACATGATCGGCAAGGACATCATCCGATTCCACACCGTGTACTGGCCGGCTTTTCTGATGTCGGCCGGGATCGAATTGCCGCGCAGGGTTTTCGCGCACGGATTCCTGCTCAACCGTGGGCAGAAGATGAGCAAGTCGGTGGGCAACATCGTCGACCCGGTCGCCCTGATCGACACGTTCGGAGTGGACCAGCTCCGCTACTTCCTGCTGCGGGAGGTGCCGTTCGGTCAGGACGGCAGCTACACCGAAGACGCCATCGTCACGCGGATCAACGCCGACCTGGCCAACGAGCTCGGCAACCTGGCCCAGCGGTCGTTGTCCATGGTGGCCAAGAACCTGGGTGGGGTCGTTCCCGAACCGGGTGAGCTGACGGGCGCGGACGCGGATCTGCTGGCGACGGCCGACGGATTGCTGGAGCGGGTGCGGGCCAGTTTCGACGGGCAGGCCATGCATCTGGCGCTGGAAGCGATCTGGCTGATGCTCGGCGAGGCGAACAAGTACTTTTCTGCCCAACAGCCGTGGGTGTTGCGCAAAAGCGAGTCCGAAGCGGACCAACTCCGGTTCCGGACCGTCCTGTACACCACGTGCGAGGCGGTCCGCATTGCGGCCCTGCTCGTCCAGCCCGTCATGCCCGACTCCGCCGGCAAGCTGCTCGACCTGCTCGGACAGGCGGCGGACCAACGGGCGTTCGACGCCGTCGGCGCGCGCCTGGCCCCGGGCACGAAGCTGCCGCCGCCCAGCGGCGTGTTCCCCCGTCACCAGCTTCCCGACGGGGAGTGA
- a CDS encoding resuscitation-promoting factor — protein MTVLTKLHQTPSPMLRLVVGGLLVVLAFAGGFAVSACKTVTLTVDGIAMRVTTMKSRVIDIVQENGFAVDDRDDLYPAGDVKVHDAANIVLRRSRPLQISLDGHDTKQMWTTASTVDEALAQLAMTDTAPAAASRGSRVPLAGMALPVVSAKTVRINDGGVPRTVHLPAPNVASLLNAAGAPLLEGDQAVPSATSPIVDGMEIQVTRNRIQRVTERMPLPPNARRVEDPDMNMSRQVVEDPGSPGTQDVTFAVATVNGVEAGRLPIANTVITPARDAVVRVGTKPGTDVPPVTNGSIWDAIAGCEAGGNWAINTGNGYYGGVQFDQGTWERNGGLRFASRADLATREEQIAIAEVTRERQGWGAWPVCSGRAGAN, from the coding sequence TTGACTGTATTGACAAAACTTCATCAGACGCCGTCTCCGATGTTGCGGCTCGTCGTCGGAGGCTTGCTGGTAGTCCTGGCGTTCGCCGGTGGATTCGCGGTCTCGGCGTGCAAAACGGTCACGTTGACCGTTGACGGTATCGCCATGCGGGTCACGACGATGAAGTCGCGGGTCATCGACATCGTGCAGGAGAACGGCTTCGCCGTCGACGATCGCGACGACCTGTACCCCGCCGGGGACGTCAAGGTGCACGACGCCGCCAACATCGTGCTGCGTCGCAGCCGGCCGCTGCAGATCTCGCTGGACGGCCATGACACCAAACAGATGTGGACGACGGCATCGACCGTCGACGAGGCGCTGGCCCAACTCGCCATGACCGACACCGCCCCGGCGGCGGCCTCCCGCGGCAGCCGGGTCCCGCTGGCGGGGATGGCACTGCCCGTCGTCAGCGCGAAGACGGTCCGCATCAACGACGGCGGCGTGCCGCGCACGGTCCACCTGCCGGCACCGAACGTCGCCAGCCTGCTGAACGCCGCCGGGGCACCGCTCCTCGAGGGCGATCAGGCGGTGCCGAGCGCGACGTCGCCGATCGTCGACGGCATGGAGATCCAGGTGACCCGCAACCGGATTCAGCGGGTCACCGAGCGCATGCCGCTGCCGCCGAACGCCCGTCGGGTCGAGGACCCGGACATGAACATGAGCCGCCAGGTGGTCGAGGACCCGGGCAGCCCGGGCACCCAGGACGTGACCTTCGCGGTGGCCACCGTCAACGGCGTCGAGGCCGGCCGGTTGCCGATCGCCAACACCGTGATCACCCCGGCCCGCGACGCCGTGGTGCGGGTGGGCACCAAGCCGGGCACCGATGTTCCGCCGGTGACCAACGGATCCATCTGGGACGCGATCGCGGGCTGCGAGGCCGGCGGCAACTGGGCGATCAACACGGGCAACGGCTATTACGGCGGCGTGCAGTTCGACCAGGGCACCTGGGAGCGCAACGGTGGGCTGCGGTTCGCTTCGCGCGCCGACCTGGCCACGCGAGAAGAGCAGATCGCCATCGCCGAGGTGACCCGGGAGCGCCAGGGCTGGGGCGCCTGGCCGGTGTGCAGCGGAAGAGCCGGTGCCAACTGA
- a CDS encoding TatD family hydrolase — MAVSSNRSGEREAPPAPEPLAPLIDAHTHLDACGARDAGDVRAIVDRAAAVGVGAVVTIADDLDSARWVTRAAEWDPRVYAAVGLHPTRADALDDDARTEIERLAAHPRVVAVGETGLDLYWPGRLDGCAQPGTQRDAFAWHIDLAKRCGKPLMIHNREADVEVLDVLAAEGAPDAVIFHCFSSGAAMARRCVDAGWLLSLSGTASFRNARELRDAIPLIPLQQLLVETDAPFLTPHPYRGSPNEPYCLPYTVRAVAELMGRPAEELAQATTGNARRVYGLAPG, encoded by the coding sequence GTGGCCGTGAGTTCCAACCGCTCTGGTGAACGAGAAGCGCCGCCCGCGCCTGAACCGCTGGCGCCCCTCATCGACGCCCACACCCACCTCGACGCCTGCGGCGCGCGAGACGCCGGGGACGTGCGCGCCATCGTGGACCGCGCCGCGGCGGTCGGGGTGGGCGCGGTGGTCACCATCGCCGACGACCTGGATTCGGCGCGCTGGGTGACACGCGCCGCCGAATGGGATCCGCGGGTGTACGCCGCGGTGGGACTGCATCCGACCCGCGCCGACGCGCTGGACGACGACGCGCGTACCGAGATCGAGCGACTGGCGGCGCATCCGCGGGTGGTGGCCGTCGGCGAGACCGGGCTGGACCTGTATTGGCCCGGCCGCCTCGACGGGTGCGCGCAGCCGGGCACGCAGCGCGACGCCTTCGCCTGGCATATCGACCTGGCAAAGCGGTGCGGAAAACCGCTGATGATCCACAACCGCGAGGCCGATGTCGAGGTGCTCGACGTGTTGGCCGCCGAGGGCGCCCCCGACGCGGTGATCTTCCACTGCTTCTCGTCGGGCGCCGCGATGGCCCGGCGATGCGTGGACGCCGGGTGGCTGCTCAGCCTGTCCGGGACGGCGAGTTTCCGCAACGCCCGCGAGCTGCGGGACGCCATTCCGTTGATACCCCTGCAGCAGCTTCTGGTGGAGACCGATGCGCCCTTCTTGACGCCGCATCCCTACCGCGGGTCGCCCAACGAGCCGTACTGCCTTCCTTATACTGTGCGGGCGGTCGCTGAACTGATGGGTCGTCCGGCCGAAGAGCTGGCGCAGGCCACCACGGGCAACGCCCGGCGGGTATACGGACTGGCTCCCGGTTAG